A portion of the Paenibacillus marchantiae genome contains these proteins:
- a CDS encoding ArsR/SmtB family transcription factor has translation MNYKVEVDFAPIYECVSSLTVFMSKQNHNALDAGKLWVREVQDRFAPAKLQQMRETMKLVDDFSLAPYIWSCPGERSVSGFLDWLEDLTTGQLYDIAANVKLSVPSNLPELRSRTSEALREWDTHYFSQIDSAIIEGLALEAETRQSSLNGTNDLEVYEEATEGMRLYPTPLLKQVILIPQYHARPFVTSAIFDEVIFTSYSADILPPATGRPEHRLLRLTRALSDETRLYILRLLAGRQLTFTEIVSEVKLSKSTVHYHLISLRAAGLVIVHYNQKTTSYSLRLEALNKLSEQISAYIEE, from the coding sequence ATGAACTACAAAGTGGAAGTTGATTTCGCGCCCATTTATGAATGTGTAAGCAGCCTGACGGTTTTCATGAGTAAACAGAATCATAATGCTCTGGATGCTGGAAAACTATGGGTCAGAGAAGTACAAGATCGGTTCGCACCTGCCAAACTACAACAAATGCGGGAGACGATGAAACTTGTAGATGATTTTAGCCTTGCACCTTATATTTGGAGTTGTCCCGGTGAACGCTCAGTGAGTGGTTTTTTGGATTGGCTTGAAGACCTAACCACGGGCCAGCTATATGACATCGCTGCTAATGTGAAGTTGTCCGTTCCCTCCAATCTCCCGGAACTGCGCAGCCGGACATCCGAAGCGCTGCGTGAATGGGATACCCACTATTTCAGCCAAATTGATTCGGCGATTATCGAAGGTCTCGCCTTAGAAGCTGAAACCAGACAGTCCAGTTTAAACGGAACCAATGACTTAGAGGTCTATGAGGAGGCAACAGAAGGTATGCGTCTATACCCCACCCCTCTGCTCAAACAAGTGATTCTAATCCCTCAATATCATGCTCGTCCCTTTGTCACCTCAGCCATCTTTGATGAAGTGATTTTCACAAGTTACTCTGCCGATATTCTCCCACCAGCAACGGGTCGGCCTGAACATCGGTTGTTGCGTCTAACGCGAGCTTTGTCCGACGAGACCAGATTATATATCCTCCGCCTGTTGGCTGGAAGGCAGTTAACATTCACTGAGATCGTTAGCGAGGTTAAACTTTCTAAAAGTACGGTTCACTACCACCTGATTTCATTAAGGGCAGCGGGGCTTGTCATCGTGCATTATAACCAGAAAACGACCTCTTACAGCTTGCGTTTAGAAGCTCTCAACAAGCTTTCGGAACAGATTTCAGCTTATATTGAAGAATGA
- a CDS encoding MBL fold metallo-hydrolase produces the protein MEISKGVEMLHLDYPGNVIHPILLKDQEMTILIDTGFPGQFKDLRVAMEKAGVSIDQLNAVILTHQDVDHIGNLPEILQTRGNAVYVYAHELDKPYIQGELPLIKDGHLDNPPKGTVNHTLIDGQELPFCGGIRVIHTPGHTPGHISLYLKESKTLIAGDSMYSVEGILGGIHAPTTPDMNAAKLSLRKYADFDITSVICYHGGLSNVNVKDQIAALNQD, from the coding sequence ATGGAAATTTCAAAGGGAGTCGAAATGCTCCATCTGGACTATCCTGGGAATGTGATACACCCTATTCTTTTAAAGGATCAAGAAATGACTATTCTAATAGACACTGGTTTTCCAGGTCAATTTAAGGATTTGCGTGTGGCAATGGAGAAGGCTGGCGTTTCAATAGACCAATTAAATGCAGTTATTTTGACCCATCAGGATGTCGATCATATAGGGAATCTACCGGAGATTTTACAGACGCGTGGCAACGCTGTTTATGTATATGCACACGAATTGGATAAGCCGTACATCCAAGGGGAACTGCCTCTGATAAAAGATGGTCACCTGGATAATCCGCCAAAGGGCACAGTAAACCATACTTTAATAGATGGTCAGGAACTGCCGTTTTGCGGTGGGATTCGCGTTATTCACACGCCTGGACACACACCCGGTCATATCAGTCTTTATTTGAAGGAAAGTAAAACTCTCATTGCCGGGGATTCCATGTACAGTGTAGAAGGTATACTTGGTGGAATTCACGCCCCGACTACACCGGATATGAACGCAGCAAAGCTCTCGTTGAGAAAATATGCAGATTTCGATATTACATCTGTCATTTGTTACCACGGGGGATTAAGTAATGTAAATGTGAAAGATCAGATAGCAGCACTCAACCAAGATTAA
- a CDS encoding sigma-70 family RNA polymerase sigma factor, whose amino-acid sequence MDLSEKAELARQGDKEAFVFLIRAVQQSLFVIGRSIVKTDEDCADAIQETIAKAFSNVHTLKEPTYFKTWIIRILINECNRIIKKKKRVSLVPYDMRKTSYKGDFEQIELFEVIDELDEQLQTIVTLFYIEDLSVKEISRVLEVSEGTVKSRLFRARRQLSELVLEEGEGKYEFS is encoded by the coding sequence GTGGATTTATCAGAAAAAGCCGAACTTGCAAGGCAAGGAGATAAGGAAGCTTTTGTATTTTTAATACGTGCTGTTCAACAAAGCCTATTTGTTATAGGAAGATCAATCGTTAAAACGGATGAAGATTGTGCAGATGCGATACAGGAGACCATTGCTAAAGCTTTTTCTAATGTACATACACTGAAAGAGCCAACTTATTTTAAAACTTGGATCATTCGGATTTTAATCAATGAGTGTAATCGGATTATTAAGAAAAAAAAGCGAGTATCCCTTGTCCCTTATGATATGAGAAAGACATCTTATAAGGGGGATTTTGAACAAATTGAGCTGTTTGAGGTAATTGACGAATTGGATGAACAGCTTCAAACCATCGTGACACTTTTTTATATCGAGGACTTATCGGTCAAGGAAATATCTAGAGTGCTTGAAGTTTCTGAAGGAACAGTAAAGTCAAGGTTATTCAGGGCCAGACGACAATTATCAGAGCTCGTTCTAGAGGAAGGAGAGGGCAAATATGAAT